From Pusillibacter faecalis, one genomic window encodes:
- the larC gene encoding nickel pincer cofactor biosynthesis protein LarC, whose amino-acid sequence MKILYLECNMGVAGDMLMAALYELLSPAGQSSFLATMNQLFPGVEVRPRQAVTCGITGTHMDVTVRGEPEHSHDVALSHHQDAVHAPVHEMSHDEAHHGHEHGHAHSHHHTTMADVTAIVDALALPLEVRAAASAVYGRIAQAESKAHGVPVEQVHFHEVGALDAVTDVTGVCLAIHMLRPDRISASPIHLGSGQVCCAHGVMPVPAPATARLLEGVPCYTGDIRGELCTPTGAALVSQFAGAFGPMPVMTLEKTGYGVGAKEFPAANCVRAFLGEVGDPQQAEIVELCCHIDDMTAEALAFAGEQLLDQGALDVSSIPLTMKKGRAGIAFTVLCRPRDEERLAQAMLRQTSTNGVRSRCCRKYILSPSIRTVDTAYGPVRLKCASGEGVYREKPEYEDVAAAARRAGLPFQQVWEDVLTTTKEDRYE is encoded by the coding sequence ATGAAAATCTTATATCTGGAGTGCAATATGGGCGTTGCGGGGGACATGCTGATGGCCGCGCTGTATGAACTGCTGTCCCCGGCGGGGCAGAGCAGCTTTCTCGCAACCATGAACCAGCTCTTCCCCGGCGTGGAGGTGCGTCCCCGCCAGGCCGTCACCTGCGGCATCACTGGTACCCACATGGATGTCACCGTTCGAGGTGAGCCGGAGCACAGCCATGACGTAGCCCTAAGTCATCATCAGGACGCCGTCCACGCCCCCGTCCATGAGATGTCTCATGACGAGGCCCATCACGGCCACGAACACGGCCATGCGCACAGTCACCACCACACCACGATGGCGGACGTCACCGCCATCGTAGATGCGCTGGCACTTCCCCTGGAGGTCCGTGCAGCTGCCAGCGCTGTTTACGGCCGCATCGCCCAGGCTGAGTCCAAGGCCCACGGCGTACCCGTGGAGCAGGTCCACTTTCATGAGGTGGGCGCGCTGGACGCGGTGACGGACGTCACCGGCGTGTGCCTTGCCATCCACATGCTGCGCCCTGACCGCATTTCCGCCTCTCCCATCCACCTTGGCAGCGGTCAGGTCTGCTGTGCCCACGGCGTCATGCCGGTTCCGGCTCCCGCCACCGCCCGCCTTCTGGAGGGGGTTCCCTGCTACACCGGGGATATCCGGGGCGAGCTGTGCACCCCCACCGGCGCGGCTCTGGTGTCCCAGTTTGCCGGAGCGTTCGGCCCCATGCCGGTAATGACGCTGGAGAAAACCGGCTACGGTGTCGGCGCAAAGGAGTTTCCCGCCGCAAACTGCGTCCGGGCCTTCCTGGGGGAGGTCGGAGACCCCCAGCAGGCGGAGATTGTGGAGCTGTGCTGTCATATTGACGACATGACGGCCGAGGCCCTGGCCTTTGCCGGGGAGCAGCTGCTGGACCAGGGTGCCTTGGATGTCTCCTCCATCCCTCTGACCATGAAAAAAGGGCGGGCGGGGATCGCCTTCACGGTCCTGTGCAGGCCCAGGGATGAAGAGCGCCTCGCCCAGGCGATGCTGCGGCAGACCAGCACCAACGGTGTCCGCTCCCGCTGCTGCCGGAAGTACATTCTCTCCCCCTCTATCCGCACCGTGGACACGGCTTACGGCCCCGTCCGCCTTAAATGTGCTTCCGGCGAGGGCGTTTACCGGGAGAAGCCGGAGTATGAAGATGTAGCCGCCGCCGCCCGGAGGGCCGGACTCCCCTTCCAGCAGGTCTGGGAGGACGTTCTCACCACCACAAAGGAGGACCGCTATGAATAA
- a CDS encoding 4Fe-4S binding protein, which translates to MKHVTLKAVVDQELCIGCKLCEKVCPVYAISVVDKKATLQDDHKCRGCANCADRCPRYAIKMVERDDPFDVGVDVSQFDPEKIREICKRAHLNPEQVLCYCVGTRAEEVAAALLSGATTPEEVSSMTGMRTGCTIECIQPMLRMVKAAGNELHPDPNGYQWYGTTVTAWDIPEAVKEKYSSRGFYFDEDRRLLDEIAEIRVNDSAKEDQ; encoded by the coding sequence GTGAAACATGTAACGTTGAAAGCAGTCGTGGATCAAGAGCTCTGTATCGGCTGCAAGCTCTGCGAGAAGGTATGCCCCGTCTATGCCATTTCTGTTGTGGACAAAAAGGCAACGCTGCAGGATGACCACAAGTGCCGGGGCTGCGCGAACTGCGCGGACCGCTGCCCGCGCTATGCCATCAAGATGGTGGAACGGGACGATCCCTTTGATGTGGGTGTGGATGTAAGTCAATTTGACCCTGAAAAGATCCGGGAGATCTGCAAAAGGGCACACCTGAACCCGGAACAGGTCCTGTGCTACTGTGTCGGCACCCGGGCGGAGGAGGTGGCTGCGGCGCTCCTTTCCGGCGCGACTACTCCGGAGGAGGTCTCCTCTATGACCGGAATGCGCACAGGGTGCACCATCGAGTGCATCCAGCCCATGCTCCGCATGGTCAAGGCCGCCGGCAATGAGCTGCATCCCGATCCCAATGGGTACCAGTGGTATGGAACCACCGTGACCGCGTGGGACATCCCCGAGGCGGTCAAAGAGAAGTACAGCTCCCGCGGCTTCTACTTTGATGAGGACCGGAGGCTGCTGGATGAGATTGCGGAGATCCGCGTGAATGATTCTGCCAAGGAGGATCAGTAA
- a CDS encoding molybdopterin-binding protein: protein MSLNLLEKTELWVSDVTLDQANLTEMAAAVARVLGLQEDKVMVVDVRSSHITFDITEKEVQQENLMGKEAQLLQALREIPGVYLTEESEVHSNGILGLICAVSSDQREILRRVDDIRSQIMEKVSRRAIVFPTGFEIEEGLIEDTNTPYLKKLLEENGYQVVVGDVIPDDEYVMTEILSDAVSRGFGLILTSGGVGAEDKDHSVESILHLDASAATPYIVKYEKGHGRHVKDGVRVGVGQVGIATLITLPGPHDEVEMTAPKMVELLKAGCAKEEIAAVLARILAEKWQP from the coding sequence ATGAGCTTGAATCTGCTGGAAAAGACAGAACTCTGGGTCAGTGATGTGACCCTGGACCAGGCGAACTTGACAGAGATGGCTGCCGCAGTGGCGCGGGTGCTGGGGCTGCAGGAGGACAAGGTGATGGTGGTGGATGTCCGTTCATCACATATCACATTTGATATTACAGAAAAAGAAGTGCAGCAAGAAAACCTCATGGGAAAGGAAGCACAGCTGCTGCAGGCACTGAGGGAGATTCCAGGCGTGTATCTGACAGAGGAATCTGAGGTCCACTCCAACGGGATTCTTGGATTGATCTGCGCGGTGTCCAGTGACCAGCGGGAGATTCTGCGCCGGGTGGACGACATCCGCAGTCAAATCATGGAGAAGGTTTCCCGTCGGGCTATCGTGTTTCCGACAGGCTTTGAGATAGAGGAAGGCCTCATTGAGGACACAAACACCCCCTATCTCAAAAAGCTGTTGGAGGAAAACGGTTATCAAGTGGTAGTCGGTGATGTAATTCCAGATGACGAATATGTGATGACGGAGATCCTCTCGGATGCGGTGTCCAGAGGCTTTGGACTGATTCTCACCTCCGGCGGCGTTGGCGCGGAGGATAAGGATCACTCCGTGGAGAGCATTCTGCACTTAGACGCGTCCGCAGCTACGCCGTATATCGTAAAATATGAAAAAGGACACGGACGGCACGTCAAGGACGGCGTCCGAGTCGGAGTCGGACAGGTTGGGATTGCGACGCTGATCACTCTTCCGGGACCGCATGACGAGGTGGAGATGACTGCGCCGAAAATGGTTGAACTGCTGAAAGCGGGGTGTGCAAAAGAGGAGATTGCGGCAGTGCTTGCCAGGATTCTGGCAGAGAAGTGGCAGCCATGA
- a CDS encoding 2-keto-4-pentenoate hydratase, whose product MNIERAADILYKAENERRQVAMLSQDNPDMTIDDAYMVQLRNIARRVEAGEKIVGMKIGLTSKAMQQLLGVDVPDYGHLLSSMLLLEGQPCLADELIQPKVEGELAFCLRAPLKGPSVTIADVYNATEYVVPALEIVDSRIKDWKIKLVDTIADNGSSARLVVGSRMTPIHQVDMRLTGMTLEKNGELVNSGTTAEVWGNPAAAVAWLANALSAYDIELAAGSIVLAGALTAALPAKAGDSFTASFCGLGSVSVRFV is encoded by the coding sequence ATGAATATTGAAAGGGCAGCAGACATTCTGTACAAAGCGGAAAACGAGCGCAGGCAGGTGGCAATGCTCAGCCAGGACAATCCTGACATGACGATTGACGACGCCTATATGGTGCAGCTGCGCAACATCGCCCGTAGAGTGGAGGCTGGAGAGAAGATCGTTGGCATGAAGATCGGCCTAACCAGCAAGGCCATGCAGCAGCTGCTCGGCGTGGATGTGCCGGACTACGGACACCTGCTGAGCTCCATGCTTCTACTGGAAGGGCAGCCCTGTCTGGCGGATGAGCTGATTCAGCCCAAGGTGGAGGGTGAGCTGGCCTTCTGTCTGAGGGCGCCCTTGAAGGGCCCCTCCGTGACGATCGCGGACGTGTATAACGCCACAGAATATGTGGTTCCCGCACTGGAGATTGTGGACTCCCGGATCAAGGACTGGAAGATCAAGCTGGTGGACACAATCGCTGACAATGGGTCCTCTGCCCGACTGGTGGTGGGCAGCCGCATGACGCCAATTCACCAGGTGGATATGCGGCTGACGGGTATGACTCTGGAAAAGAATGGTGAACTGGTGAACAGTGGCACGACCGCGGAGGTCTGGGGGAATCCCGCGGCGGCGGTGGCCTGGCTTGCCAATGCGCTTTCAGCCTATGATATTGAGTTAGCGGCAGGCAGTATTGTGCTGGCCGGAGCCCTGACAGCGGCGCTGCCGGCAAAGGCGGGCGACTCTTTTACTGCCAGCTTCTGCGGGTTGGGCAGTGTCAGCGTGAGATTTGTATAA
- a CDS encoding DUF3842 family protein, translating into MTDKRPGIAVIDGQGGGMGRALVEQIKREYPGVLIRALGTNAIATAAMMKAGAHDGATGENALILNAGKMDILIGPIGIAMANGLLGEVTPAMAAAVMASNAVKIFLPPQKKCEFHFANGDSQSLQSYIEEAMRILRAELAEQLR; encoded by the coding sequence ATGACAGACAAACGGCCCGGCATCGCGGTCATTGACGGCCAGGGCGGCGGCATGGGCCGGGCCTTGGTGGAGCAGATCAAGCGGGAGTATCCCGGCGTTTTGATCCGGGCGCTGGGCACAAATGCAATTGCCACCGCCGCCATGATGAAGGCCGGCGCCCACGACGGCGCCACCGGCGAGAATGCGCTGATTTTAAATGCCGGGAAGATGGACATTTTGATCGGTCCCATCGGAATCGCCATGGCCAACGGTCTGCTGGGGGAGGTCACTCCGGCCATGGCTGCCGCGGTGATGGCCAGCAACGCGGTCAAAATCTTTCTTCCCCCTCAGAAAAAATGTGAATTTCACTTTGCAAACGGGGATTCGCAGTCGCTTCAATCCTACATTGAGGAGGCCATGCGGATTCTTCGTGCAGAGCTTGCGGAACAGCTGCGGTAA
- the larB gene encoding nickel pincer cofactor biosynthesis protein LarB encodes MAVKHDILSVLQEVRDGTLSPEDALLRLKLAPFEDLGYAKVDYHRAVRQGVPEVIYGQSKTTEQIRGILESMRRRGCINILVTRIGPDVAEALKEQFPLRYEPLARLAVALPEPVQSRGSIVVATGGTSDMSVAEEAAITAEVLGNSVTRLYDVGVAGLHRLLSNLEPLMSARAVVAVAGMEGALASVVGGLVDCPVIAVPTSVGYGASLGGLSALLSMLNSCASGTSVVNIDNGFGAGFLASRINQMESAES; translated from the coding sequence ATGGCTGTCAAGCACGATATTCTCTCTGTCCTGCAGGAGGTCCGGGACGGGACGCTCTCGCCGGAGGACGCCCTGTTGCGGCTGAAGCTGGCTCCCTTTGAGGATCTGGGATACGCAAAGGTAGACTATCACCGGGCCGTCCGCCAGGGAGTGCCCGAGGTCATCTACGGTCAGTCCAAGACCACGGAGCAGATCCGCGGCATTCTGGAATCCATGCGCAGGCGGGGCTGCATCAATATCCTGGTTACCCGTATCGGTCCGGATGTGGCGGAGGCGCTGAAAGAGCAGTTCCCTCTGCGCTATGAACCGCTGGCAAGGCTGGCGGTTGCCCTGCCGGAGCCGGTCCAGAGCCGTGGTTCCATTGTGGTGGCCACCGGCGGCACCAGCGACATGAGCGTTGCGGAAGAGGCCGCTATCACCGCCGAGGTGCTGGGCAACAGCGTCACCCGGCTTTATGACGTGGGAGTGGCAGGGCTTCACCGGCTGTTGAGCAATCTGGAGCCGCTGATGAGCGCCCGGGCGGTGGTTGCCGTGGCGGGCATGGAGGGTGCCTTGGCCAGCGTGGTGGGCGGTCTGGTGGACTGCCCGGTGATTGCCGTGCCTACCAGCGTGGGGTATGGCGCCTCCCTGGGCGGACTTTCCGCCCTGCTCTCCATGCTGAACTCCTGCGCCAGCGGGACCAGTGTGGTGAACATCGACAACGGCTTCGGCGCGGGGTTCCTGGCCAGCCGAATCAACCAAATGGAGAGTGCGGAATCATGA
- a CDS encoding quinolinate phosphoribosyl transferase, translating into MNDIRDALFREIQTKTFRAVLTTERSGVISGVEEAAECAARLGVQWTCSLEEGAALEAGETVAEIAASPKQMALAEERLIGLLAKTSGIATAARRAVETAAGRVKIVSGAWKKMPPQLKMAVRKAVAVGGAQVRISEAPMLYIDKNYIEMFGSVERALTAAAEWRQLKKVVQIKGKLDSIPSETRQALSGGGDVLMIDTGQISDLTACIEELCRLGGRNQVQVAFSGNVRIRDIPVMADLGVDILGIGKEIIDAQLLDMRLDVVEEIKP; encoded by the coding sequence ATGAATGATATTCGAGATGCCCTGTTCCGAGAGATCCAGACAAAAACCTTCCGTGCGGTGCTGACCACGGAGAGAAGCGGGGTGATCTCCGGCGTGGAGGAGGCCGCAGAGTGTGCGGCCCGACTCGGCGTTCAGTGGACCTGCAGCCTGGAGGAGGGCGCTGCGCTGGAGGCAGGAGAAACCGTGGCGGAAATCGCGGCGTCCCCGAAGCAGATGGCGCTGGCGGAGGAGAGACTTATCGGGCTGCTCGCCAAAACATCTGGGATCGCCACGGCTGCCCGCCGTGCGGTTGAGACAGCGGCAGGGCGGGTGAAAATTGTATCCGGCGCTTGGAAAAAGATGCCTCCCCAGCTGAAAATGGCAGTTCGAAAAGCTGTAGCTGTGGGCGGAGCCCAGGTCAGAATCAGCGAGGCCCCAATGCTCTACATTGACAAAAACTACATTGAGATGTTCGGCTCCGTGGAGCGGGCCCTAACTGCGGCAGCGGAGTGGAGACAGCTGAAAAAGGTCGTGCAGATCAAGGGGAAGCTCGACTCTATCCCAAGTGAGACTCGACAGGCGCTTTCCGGCGGTGGTGACGTCCTGATGATTGACACAGGACAAATCTCCGATTTGACCGCGTGTATCGAGGAGCTCTGCCGGCTGGGAGGGCGGAATCAGGTGCAGGTTGCCTTTTCCGGAAACGTCCGCATCCGGGACATTCCGGTGATGGCGGATTTGGGCGTGGACATTCTGGGAATCGGCAAGGAAATTATTGACGCTCAGCTTCTGGATATGCGGCTTGACGTTGTGGAGGAGATTAAACCATGA
- a CDS encoding IclR family transcriptional regulator, which produces MQERKRTGLLVQSVARAAQIINCFRTARELGISEIAAEMDLNKSTVFGLVNTLVRYGYLEQTENKKYRLGITLFELGNLVLARIDIREETKKACAFLVQKYPATIHIATHSAGEVIYLDKIERGDSLISASNIGRRAPMYCTGVGKALLAHLPESYLKEYVLKGPLKKFTPNTISSKRELMKELERVHAAGYAMDREEIEQGLTCIAAPILQHDGEPVLAVSLSFPYGRIESVNQEDAVADILMCTKQLSARLGYLQ; this is translated from the coding sequence ATGCAGGAGAGAAAGAGAACGGGACTCCTTGTTCAGTCCGTGGCACGCGCTGCACAGATTATCAACTGTTTCCGGACCGCGAGAGAACTGGGGATTTCCGAGATTGCGGCTGAGATGGATTTAAACAAGAGCACGGTCTTTGGCCTCGTTAACACACTGGTCCGCTATGGGTATCTGGAACAGACGGAGAATAAGAAATACCGGCTGGGCATTACGCTCTTTGAGCTCGGAAATCTGGTTCTCGCGCGGATTGACATCCGTGAGGAGACCAAGAAGGCATGCGCCTTTCTGGTGCAGAAGTATCCCGCGACGATCCACATCGCCACGCACAGTGCAGGAGAGGTCATCTACTTGGACAAGATTGAAAGGGGAGACTCTCTGATAAGCGCCTCCAATATCGGGCGGCGGGCCCCCATGTACTGTACGGGGGTGGGCAAAGCGTTGCTGGCACATCTGCCGGAAAGCTATCTGAAGGAATACGTTTTAAAGGGACCTCTGAAAAAATTTACGCCGAACACGATTTCCAGCAAAAGAGAGCTGATGAAAGAGCTGGAGCGCGTCCATGCTGCTGGCTATGCCATGGACCGGGAAGAGATAGAACAAGGATTGACATGCATCGCGGCGCCCATTTTACAGCACGACGGAGAGCCAGTACTGGCAGTCAGTCTGTCCTTCCCCTATGGGCGGATCGAAAGCGTCAATCAGGAGGATGCGGTGGCGGACATCCTGATGTGCACCAAGCAGCTCTCTGCCCGGCTGGGCTATCTCCAATGA
- a CDS encoding UbiD family decarboxylase has translation MKPILRDWLKELESQGTLKKIHKTVSPIHELAAVGKKLEPDCGALFEHVEGSDMPVLTGIVTSREAIARSMGLTYPQLMEKFTEALSNLTPCRIVDGAGLAVKERIMIGDQVDLGMLPACVHHEKDGGRYLTAALCITKDPETGIRNVAIHRHEIRDRNHLGALLLPRHTNQLFNMAEAAGRPLEIALAIGVHPSLLLASQATTQLGVDEFEIGGTLLGEPVELTRCETVDIEVPVESEIILEGRILPHVREAEGPFGEYPRTYGPEAPRHVIEITAVTCRSQPYYHTIIPATMEHLLLGAVSREATMMQLIRQATPNIKNVHITPASGCRYHVVLQIAQKYEGEAKNAMFAAFASSTEIKHVVAVDTDIDIYDPQDVEWAIANRVQASRDVFVISGAMGNKLDPSSNHGTSDKMGIDATIPVDADRARYEKIRISGFDHVDLRDYLD, from the coding sequence ATGAAGCCGATTTTGCGCGACTGGCTGAAGGAGCTGGAGAGCCAGGGCACACTTAAAAAGATTCACAAGACGGTGAGCCCCATCCACGAGCTTGCCGCGGTGGGCAAAAAGTTGGAGCCCGACTGCGGCGCACTGTTTGAGCATGTAGAGGGAAGTGACATGCCGGTTCTCACCGGAATCGTTACCTCCCGAGAGGCAATTGCCCGCTCCATGGGGCTGACCTATCCGCAGCTCATGGAAAAGTTTACCGAGGCTCTGAGCAATTTGACACCATGCAGGATTGTGGATGGCGCAGGCCTTGCGGTGAAAGAGCGCATCATGATCGGGGACCAAGTAGATCTGGGCATGCTGCCTGCCTGTGTGCATCATGAAAAGGACGGCGGACGATACCTGACCGCCGCGCTGTGCATCACCAAGGACCCGGAGACCGGAATCCGCAACGTGGCGATTCACCGCCATGAGATCCGAGATAGGAATCATCTTGGCGCTTTACTGTTGCCGCGGCACACCAACCAGCTGTTCAACATGGCAGAGGCAGCCGGAAGGCCGCTGGAAATCGCGCTGGCAATCGGAGTCCATCCCTCCTTACTGCTGGCCTCCCAGGCCACCACGCAACTTGGCGTTGATGAGTTTGAGATCGGCGGAACCCTGTTGGGAGAGCCAGTGGAGCTGACCCGCTGTGAGACGGTAGACATTGAGGTGCCGGTGGAGAGCGAGATCATTCTGGAGGGGCGGATTCTGCCCCATGTGCGGGAGGCCGAGGGCCCTTTTGGAGAATATCCCCGTACCTATGGCCCCGAGGCACCCCGGCATGTCATTGAGATCACGGCAGTCACCTGCCGGAGCCAGCCCTACTACCACACGATTATTCCAGCCACCATGGAGCATCTGTTGCTGGGGGCTGTTTCCCGTGAGGCCACGATGATGCAGCTTATCCGGCAGGCTACGCCTAACATCAAAAACGTGCATATTACGCCGGCAAGTGGCTGCCGCTATCACGTGGTGCTCCAAATAGCTCAAAAGTATGAGGGCGAGGCCAAAAATGCCATGTTTGCCGCCTTTGCCAGCAGCACAGAGATCAAGCACGTGGTGGCCGTCGATACCGATATTGACATCTACGATCCCCAGGACGTGGAGTGGGCAATCGCCAACCGCGTGCAGGCATCCCGGGACGTATTCGTGATTTCAGGCGCCATGGGGAATAAGTTGGACCCATCCTCGAATCACGGGACAAGCGACAAGATGGGGATTGACGCCACGATCCCTGTGGATGCCGACCGTGCAAGATATGAAAAGATCCGCATCTCCGGGTTTGATCATGTTGATCTGAGGGACTATTTGGATTGA
- a CDS encoding iron ABC transporter substrate-binding protein produces the protein MKRFLSILLLLLLLSACGQSRTAPSDEAPAIRVVTDSFGREVTIPAQVQTVVCTGSGALRMVSYLQCTDLLVGVEDTDKEYEISTLRDYAHVNHELFASLPSIGKGGGTGNTAYIEELIGLQPDVILSGYNEEALEELAQATGIPCVSIRARSINFIDESFYTAMRVASEVLGAEERCEAVLSYIDAAKADLAARTADIPESERRSCYAGAVTFSGAHGFTGTYSNFGPFLAIGAKNVADEVGEVGYFDADPEKIVAWDPDVIFLDPGNLDLVRSEYETNPRYFEALRAVRNGQLYSCPSFNNYSTNVGYALADAYYAGTVLFPQQFSDIDIAEKADEILAFLLGEAYYDEMAADGLFYGVIELGA, from the coding sequence ATGAAACGTTTTCTCAGCATACTGCTTTTACTTCTGTTGCTGTCCGCCTGTGGGCAGAGCAGGACTGCACCCTCCGACGAGGCTCCGGCCATCCGCGTTGTCACGGACAGCTTCGGCCGGGAGGTCACAATCCCTGCCCAGGTGCAGACCGTTGTCTGCACCGGCTCAGGCGCCCTGCGGATGGTCTCCTATCTCCAGTGCACCGATCTGCTTGTCGGCGTGGAGGACACGGACAAGGAGTATGAGATCTCCACCCTTCGGGACTATGCCCATGTAAACCATGAGCTGTTCGCATCGCTGCCCTCCATCGGAAAGGGCGGCGGCACTGGCAACACCGCTTACATAGAAGAGCTAATCGGCCTTCAGCCGGATGTCATTCTCTCCGGCTATAATGAGGAGGCACTAGAGGAGCTGGCCCAAGCTACCGGAATTCCCTGTGTCTCCATCCGGGCCCGCAGCATTAACTTCATTGACGAAAGCTTTTATACCGCCATGCGGGTGGCCTCTGAAGTGCTGGGCGCGGAGGAGCGCTGTGAGGCAGTCCTTTCCTATATTGACGCCGCCAAGGCGGATCTTGCCGCCCGGACGGCGGACATTCCCGAATCCGAAAGACGCTCCTGCTACGCCGGCGCCGTCACCTTCTCCGGCGCTCATGGCTTCACCGGCACCTACTCCAATTTCGGTCCCTTCCTGGCCATCGGTGCCAAAAATGTGGCCGATGAGGTTGGCGAGGTCGGCTATTTTGACGCGGACCCGGAAAAAATTGTCGCCTGGGACCCGGACGTGATCTTCCTGGACCCTGGCAACCTGGACCTGGTGCGCAGTGAATATGAGACGAATCCCCGCTATTTCGAGGCCCTGCGGGCGGTGCGGAATGGACAGCTCTACAGCTGCCCCTCCTTCAACAACTACTCTACCAACGTGGGGTATGCCCTGGCGGACGCCTACTATGCCGGCACGGTGCTGTTTCCACAGCAGTTTTCCGACATCGACATCGCAGAAAAGGCCGACGAAATCCTAGCCTTTCTCTTGGGGGAGGCCTATTACGACGAGATGGCCGCGGACGGCCTCTTTTATGGAGTGATTGAACTTGGAGCATAA
- a CDS encoding FmdE family protein, translating to MNKELWEKAVAFHGHACPGLALGVRLCEFVQQELGVGVSPDEELVCIAETDSCPVDAVQAILGCTMGKGNLLCSRAGKTAYNFYDRGTGTSIRVVARRNTAELSREERRRQILESPLEDLFSTTEVKYPLPETARIFKTVTCAVCGEGVAEHMARLQDGGIVCPHCFRAYDR from the coding sequence ATGAATAAGGAACTGTGGGAAAAGGCCGTCGCCTTCCACGGCCATGCGTGCCCGGGTCTTGCCCTAGGCGTCCGGCTGTGCGAATTTGTGCAGCAGGAACTGGGAGTCGGTGTCTCCCCGGACGAGGAGCTGGTGTGCATCGCGGAGACGGACTCCTGCCCCGTTGACGCCGTTCAGGCCATCCTTGGCTGCACTATGGGCAAGGGGAACCTTCTCTGCAGTCGGGCGGGCAAGACCGCCTATAACTTCTATGACCGCGGCACCGGGACTAGCATTCGAGTTGTCGCCCGGCGAAACACGGCGGAGCTGTCCCGGGAGGAGCGCAGGCGTCAAATTCTGGAGTCCCCCCTAGAGGACCTCTTCTCCACCACGGAGGTCAAATATCCCTTGCCGGAGACAGCCCGCATTTTCAAAACCGTCACCTGCGCCGTCTGCGGCGAGGGCGTGGCGGAGCACATGGCCCGCCTCCAGGACGGCGGCATCGTGTGTCCCCACTGCTTCCGCGCCTACGACCGCTGA
- the larE gene encoding ATP-dependent sacrificial sulfur transferase LarE: MTLQDFFQSTSHGAIAYSGGVDSSLLVWAAAQYGRDWRAYYVRTVFQPEFELLDAKKIAAECGIPLTILEGDILQFPEIRTNPADRCYHCKHRLFSAIGQQAAVDGCSLLIDGTNASDDEGDRPGMRALRELRVRSPLRECGLTKGDVRQLCREVHLSVWNKPAYACLATRIPTGTPITREALWSIEQGENLLSSLGFQNFRIRLHGGAAVLQVQEDQFSYACENRETILARLSPVFSLVTLDLVPRRRGE; the protein is encoded by the coding sequence ATGACACTTCAGGATTTTTTCCAAAGCACCTCCCACGGCGCCATCGCGTACTCCGGCGGCGTGGATTCCTCCCTGCTGGTCTGGGCCGCTGCGCAGTACGGGCGGGACTGGCGGGCGTATTATGTCCGCACCGTCTTTCAGCCCGAATTTGAACTGCTGGACGCAAAAAAGATTGCAGCCGAATGCGGCATCCCGCTGACCATTCTCGAGGGCGATATCCTGCAGTTCCCGGAGATCCGCACCAACCCCGCCGACCGCTGCTATCACTGCAAGCACCGGCTCTTCTCTGCCATCGGGCAGCAGGCAGCCGTGGACGGCTGCTCGCTGCTGATTGACGGTACCAACGCCTCTGACGACGAGGGCGACCGCCCCGGGATGCGCGCGCTGCGGGAGCTGCGGGTCCGCTCTCCCCTGCGCGAGTGCGGTCTGACAAAGGGCGACGTCCGGCAGCTGTGCCGGGAGGTGCACTTATCTGTGTGGAACAAGCCCGCCTATGCCTGTCTTGCCACCCGCATTCCCACCGGAACCCCCATCACCCGCGAAGCCCTTTGGAGCATTGAGCAGGGCGAAAACCTGCTCTCCTCCCTGGGCTTTCAGAACTTCCGCATCCGGCTCCACGGCGGTGCCGCCGTTCTACAGGTGCAGGAGGATCAGTTTTCCTATGCCTGCGAGAACCGGGAGACCATTCTTGCCCGGCTCTCCCCGGTCTTTTCCCTGGTAACTCTGGATTTGGTCCCGCGCAGGCGGGGTGAGTGA